A genome region from Dickeya dadantii NCPPB 898 includes the following:
- the cybB gene encoding cytochrome b561, with translation MKTKYHSSQIVLHWLVLLLVIVTYAAMELRGFAPRGSSARALMSTIHYSCGVSVWVLMILRVVQRFRHPTPPITPPPGRLLVIASHAVHGFLYLMFLALPVLGVLGMYYRGADWSIFGIAMPFAAESNEDIKQILLNIHELIANAGYFLVGLHAVAALYHHYVVRDDTLLRMMPNKK, from the coding sequence ATGAAGACCAAGTATCACTCATCTCAGATTGTGTTGCACTGGCTGGTATTGCTGCTGGTAATAGTCACTTATGCCGCTATGGAGCTACGTGGTTTTGCTCCGCGCGGGAGTAGTGCGCGAGCGCTGATGTCGACTATTCATTACAGCTGCGGCGTGTCCGTGTGGGTGTTGATGATCCTGCGGGTTGTACAGCGCTTTCGCCATCCTACTCCGCCCATCACGCCACCACCGGGACGACTGCTGGTGATCGCATCCCATGCCGTGCATGGCTTTCTTTATCTGATGTTCCTGGCGTTGCCGGTGCTGGGTGTGCTGGGCATGTACTATCGCGGCGCCGACTGGTCGATATTCGGTATTGCGATGCCGTTCGCTGCCGAATCGAATGAAGATATCAAGCAGATATTGCTGAACATCCACGAGCTGATTGCCAACGCCGGGTATTTCCTGGTAGGGCTTCACGCGGTAGCCGCCTTGTATCATCACTATGTGGTGCGCGACGATACGCTGCTGCGGATGATGCCTAACAAGAAATAA
- the ytfQ gene encoding galactofuranose ABC transporter, galactofuranose-binding protein YtfQ, producing MWKRVILASAVCASLSSVALAAPLTVGFSQVGSESGWRAAETTVAKEQAKAHGINLKIADAQQKQENQIKAVRSFIAQGVDAIFIAPVVATGWEPVLKEAKEAKIPVILLDRGIDVKDDSLYLTTVRADNIKEGALIGDWLIKNENGKACNVVQLEGTVGASVAIDRKKGFEEAIAKTPNIKIIRSQSGDFTRSGGKQVMESFIKSENNGKNICMVFAHNDDMVIGAIQAIKEAGLKPGKDILTGSIDGVPDIFRAMLAGEANVSVELTPNMAGPAFDALEKYKKDGTLPPKLILTPSTLFKPDSAQAELDKKKNMGY from the coding sequence ATGTGGAAACGCGTCATTTTAGCTTCAGCTGTGTGTGCGTCCCTGTCATCCGTCGCGCTGGCAGCGCCATTAACGGTGGGGTTTTCTCAAGTCGGTTCGGAATCAGGCTGGCGCGCGGCTGAAACCACCGTTGCGAAAGAACAGGCGAAAGCGCACGGCATTAACCTGAAAATTGCCGATGCCCAGCAAAAACAGGAAAACCAGATCAAGGCGGTGCGCTCCTTCATCGCGCAAGGGGTGGACGCCATTTTCATTGCGCCGGTGGTGGCGACCGGCTGGGAACCGGTGCTGAAAGAAGCCAAAGAAGCCAAGATTCCGGTGATCCTGCTGGACCGCGGCATTGACGTCAAAGACGACTCGCTCTATCTCACCACCGTGCGCGCCGACAATATCAAAGAAGGGGCATTGATTGGCGACTGGCTGATTAAAAACGAAAACGGCAAAGCCTGTAATGTGGTGCAACTGGAAGGCACCGTCGGCGCCAGCGTCGCCATTGACCGTAAAAAAGGGTTTGAAGAGGCCATCGCCAAAACGCCGAATATTAAAATCATCCGTTCCCAGTCCGGTGATTTCACCCGTAGCGGCGGCAAGCAGGTAATGGAAAGTTTTATCAAGTCGGAAAACAACGGCAAAAATATCTGCATGGTCTTCGCCCATAACGACGATATGGTGATTGGCGCCATTCAGGCTATTAAGGAAGCCGGCTTGAAACCGGGCAAAGATATTCTGACCGGCTCGATTGACGGCGTACCGGATATTTTCCGCGCCATGCTGGCGGGTGAAGCCAATGTCTCGGTCGAGCTGACGCCGAATATGGCCGGGCCGGCGTTTGATGCACTGGAGAAATATAAAAAGGATGGCACGCTGCCGCCCAAATTGATTCTGACGCCGTCCACGCTGTTCAAACCCGACAGCGCGCAGGCCGAGCTCGATAAGAAAAAGAACATGGGATATTGA
- a CDS encoding ankyrin repeat domain-containing protein: MKPFRLFLCLLALTLTTAQAQQPTAPVAPPASVSNAPAAPALNERQVQSQLNQYLWDAARTGNDAVIQEFINAGYNLNTRDEKGYSAVILAAYHGHYDTVSLLLNHGADPCQQDNRGNTALMGAAFKGELKIARLLLAAKCNPDTRNHAGQTAAMYASLFQRAEILKALQEQGADMNATDAMGNSVQALGKGEVKGQ, from the coding sequence ATGAAACCATTTCGTCTCTTTCTCTGCCTGCTGGCGTTGACGCTGACAACCGCGCAGGCGCAGCAACCCACGGCGCCGGTCGCCCCACCGGCATCGGTCTCCAACGCCCCCGCCGCGCCAGCACTAAATGAACGCCAGGTTCAGAGCCAGCTCAATCAGTATTTGTGGGATGCCGCCCGCACCGGCAACGACGCCGTGATCCAGGAATTCATCAACGCCGGTTATAACCTCAATACGCGCGATGAAAAGGGCTACAGCGCGGTCATTCTGGCCGCTTACCACGGTCATTACGACACGGTTTCGCTGCTGCTCAACCACGGCGCAGACCCTTGCCAGCAGGATAATCGCGGCAACACCGCACTGATGGGCGCGGCGTTCAAAGGCGAGCTGAAAATTGCCCGCCTGCTGCTGGCGGCCAAATGCAATCCGGATACCCGCAACCACGCCGGGCAGACCGCCGCGATGTATGCATCATTATTTCAGCGTGCGGAAATTCTCAAGGCGTTACAGGAACAGGGCGCGGATATGAATGCCACCGACGCGATGGGCAACAGCGTGCAGGCGTTGGGAAAAGGGGAAGTAAAAGGGCAATAA
- a CDS encoding MarR family winged helix-turn-helix transcriptional regulator, which produces MMQDDEINTDDLWERPGFLIRRLNQIHHTVFFEALRGDITPLQYGLLTVVNARGGLDQTMLGAELGTDRTTLAGAIEQLELKGYVRRETHYSDRRRKTVEITLRGKKILNKTAADMHQAQMKLLAPLPPASRKAFIQMMKTLVEGNNHRGSVPIKRFSSQTESFD; this is translated from the coding sequence ATGATGCAAGACGATGAAATCAACACCGACGATTTGTGGGAACGCCCCGGTTTCCTGATTCGTCGCCTAAACCAGATTCACCATACGGTATTCTTTGAAGCGCTCAGGGGCGACATCACCCCGCTGCAATACGGTCTGCTGACGGTGGTCAACGCTCGCGGCGGCCTGGACCAGACCATGCTCGGCGCCGAGCTGGGCACCGACCGTACCACGCTGGCCGGCGCTATTGAACAACTGGAGCTCAAAGGCTATGTCCGGCGCGAAACCCACTATTCCGATCGCCGCCGCAAAACGGTGGAAATCACGCTTAGGGGCAAAAAGATCCTGAACAAAACCGCCGCCGACATGCATCAGGCGCAGATGAAATTACTGGCGCCGTTACCACCGGCGTCAAGAAAGGCCTTTATTCAGATGATGAAAACGCTGGTTGAAGGCAACAACCATCGTGGCAGCGTGCCGATCAAACGCTTCAGTTCGCAGACGGAATCGTTCGACTAA
- a CDS encoding SRPBCC family protein, translating into MPPAFLRRSGITDNHTDRLSSSLVIFRPADVLFDLWRDPKTLPVLMNHVARIDIINSTDSLWRMKAPLGQYIEWQARIVDEQPGQFIHWRSLPGARIPNEGRLSFRPAPHGDGTEVTLSIRFDPPGGFLGRTLSQVFQLLPKEMLHKTLLRFKQMAEQPGAGTTPPPDER; encoded by the coding sequence GTGCCACCTGCATTCTTACGTCGATCTGGCATTACGGATAATCACACCGATCGGCTCAGTAGTTCATTGGTCATTTTCCGTCCGGCGGATGTGCTGTTCGATTTGTGGCGCGACCCTAAAACGCTACCGGTGCTGATGAACCATGTCGCCCGCATCGATATCATCAATAGCACGGATTCTCTGTGGCGGATGAAAGCGCCGCTCGGCCAATATATTGAATGGCAGGCGCGTATCGTGGATGAGCAACCCGGCCAGTTTATTCACTGGCGCTCATTGCCTGGCGCCAGAATCCCGAACGAAGGACGCCTCTCGTTTCGTCCCGCCCCGCACGGTGACGGCACCGAAGTGACCCTCAGTATTCGTTTCGATCCTCCTGGCGGTTTTTTGGGGCGCACCCTCAGCCAGGTGTTTCAGCTACTACCTAAAGAGATGTTGCACAAAACGCTGTTGCGCTTCAAACAGATGGCGGAACAGCCAGGTGCTGGAACAACGCCGCCGCCTGATGAGCGTTGA
- the mgtS gene encoding protein MgtS, which produces MIEQVTVYLAILAVIVVPGFLAAFLSPKWDD; this is translated from the coding sequence ATGATCGAACAGGTCACTGTTTATTTAGCGATATTGGCCGTTATCGTTGTTCCGGGATTTCTGGCCGCTTTTCTGAGCCCCAAATGGGATGACTAA
- a CDS encoding GNAT family N-acetyltransferase gives MIIRQLTTDDLAEFRRIRLEGLRQAPHAFGSTWQKEQAEPVGAFLSRLENNRVWGVFEPEFQLCGVAAYAGQNDEEGIIWGVYVAGSLRGTGATDRLMRALINDAGARLSRLTLTVMSDNYPAIRLYQRLGFQRISLTASTADESRQAWYLDLK, from the coding sequence ATGATAATTCGCCAACTGACAACCGATGATCTCGCTGAATTTCGACGTATCCGGCTGGAAGGGCTGCGGCAAGCCCCGCACGCCTTCGGCAGCACCTGGCAAAAAGAGCAGGCGGAACCTGTCGGCGCTTTTCTCAGTCGTCTGGAAAATAATCGCGTATGGGGCGTGTTCGAGCCGGAATTCCAGTTATGCGGCGTCGCCGCCTATGCCGGGCAAAACGATGAAGAAGGGATTATCTGGGGTGTCTATGTCGCAGGCTCCCTGCGTGGAACCGGTGCGACAGACAGATTAATGCGTGCGCTGATTAATGATGCCGGTGCTCGCTTGTCGCGCCTGACGCTGACGGTCATGAGCGATAACTACCCGGCGATCAGGCTTTACCAACGGCTGGGCTTTCAACGTATTTCTCTCACCGCCTCAACAGCAGATGAATCCCGGCAGGCGTGGTATCTGGACCTGAAATAA
- a CDS encoding LysE family translocator: MVSSSQLLPFAAVALGLVLTPGPNMIYLLSRTVCQGRRAGLVSLSGVALGFLFYMSAAALGITAIMMAVPLAYDVLRIAGACYLLWLAWQAVRGGASPFQLRELKPDSNRRLFVMGLVTNLLNPKAAILYLSLLPQFIRPEQGSVLAQSLTLGITQIAISMTVNASLVMAAGYIAAFLAERPLWQRVQRWLMGTVLAGLAVRMLVDSRR; this comes from the coding sequence ATGGTCAGTTCATCCCAGTTGTTACCGTTTGCCGCAGTTGCGTTAGGTCTGGTGTTGACGCCCGGTCCGAATATGATTTATCTGCTCTCGCGTACCGTCTGTCAGGGGCGGCGAGCCGGCCTGGTGTCGTTATCCGGCGTCGCGCTGGGGTTCCTGTTCTATATGAGCGCTGCAGCGCTCGGTATTACCGCCATCATGATGGCCGTGCCGCTAGCCTACGACGTGCTGCGAATCGCCGGCGCGTGTTATTTGCTGTGGCTGGCCTGGCAGGCTGTGCGCGGTGGCGCATCGCCTTTCCAACTGCGCGAACTGAAACCGGACAGCAATCGCCGCCTGTTTGTCATGGGGCTTGTCACCAACCTGCTGAATCCTAAAGCTGCGATACTTTACCTTTCTCTGCTGCCGCAATTTATTCGCCCGGAGCAGGGGAGTGTGCTGGCGCAGTCGCTGACGCTGGGCATCACCCAAATCGCTATCAGCATGACGGTCAATGCGTCGCTGGTGATGGCGGCAGGGTACATCGCCGCCTTTCTGGCAGAGCGCCCGTTGTGGCAACGTGTTCAGCGCTGGCTGATGGGAACGGTGTTGGCCGGGCTGGCGGTAAGGATGCTGGTGGATAGTCGGCGCTGA
- the katB gene encoding catalase KatB: MAYPAMADVLTRDNGAPVGDNQNSQTAGPNGPVLLQDVQLLQKLQRFDRERIPERVVHARGTGAHGEFTATEDISDLTIAEVFKKGSETPVFVRFSSVVHGNHSPETLRDPRGFATKFYTTQGNWDLVGNNFPTFFIRDAIKFPDMVHAFKPDPRTNQDNDGRRFDFFSHVPESIRTLTLLYSNEGTPASYRNMDGNGVHAYKLVNAKGEVHYVKFHWKTLQGVKNLDPKQVEEVQGKDYSHLTNDLVAAINRGDYPKWDLYIQVLTPDDLAKFDFNPLDATKIWPGVPERKIGQMVLNKNPDNFFQETEQVAMAPANLVPGIEASEDRLLQGRLFSYADTQMYRLGANGLSLPINAPLKQANNINQDGSLNSGHTQDKGVNYQPSRLYPREELTSARYSQAPLSGTTQQRKIQKEQNFRQTGELYRSYSKKDQDDLVQSLGSALAMADTESKTIMLSYFYKADATYGTRLTDVAKGDLSKVQSLASKLAD; this comes from the coding sequence ATGGCCTATCCGGCGATGGCCGATGTTCTGACTCGCGACAACGGCGCGCCGGTGGGCGACAACCAGAACTCGCAAACCGCCGGTCCCAACGGCCCGGTTCTGTTACAGGACGTTCAGTTGCTGCAAAAACTGCAACGTTTTGATCGTGAACGTATTCCGGAACGCGTGGTTCACGCCCGCGGCACCGGCGCACATGGGGAATTCACCGCCACCGAGGATATTTCGGACCTGACCATCGCCGAAGTGTTCAAAAAAGGCAGCGAAACACCGGTATTCGTGCGTTTCTCCAGCGTAGTACACGGTAATCATTCCCCGGAAACCCTGCGCGACCCGCGCGGCTTCGCCACCAAGTTCTATACTACCCAAGGCAACTGGGATCTGGTCGGCAACAACTTCCCCACCTTTTTCATCCGCGACGCCATCAAGTTCCCGGACATGGTGCACGCGTTCAAGCCCGACCCGCGCACCAATCAGGATAATGACGGACGCCGGTTCGATTTCTTCTCTCACGTACCAGAATCCATCCGTACCCTGACCCTGCTCTACTCCAACGAAGGCACGCCGGCCAGCTATCGCAACATGGACGGCAACGGCGTCCATGCCTACAAGCTGGTCAACGCCAAAGGCGAAGTGCATTACGTCAAATTCCATTGGAAAACCCTGCAGGGCGTGAAGAATCTCGACCCGAAACAGGTGGAGGAAGTTCAGGGCAAGGATTACAGCCACCTGACCAACGATCTGGTGGCAGCCATCAACCGCGGCGATTACCCGAAATGGGATCTCTACATTCAGGTGTTGACGCCGGACGATCTGGCTAAGTTCGATTTTAACCCGCTGGACGCCACCAAAATCTGGCCGGGTGTACCCGAGCGTAAAATCGGCCAGATGGTACTGAACAAGAACCCGGACAACTTCTTCCAGGAAACCGAGCAGGTCGCTATGGCGCCCGCGAATCTGGTGCCGGGGATCGAAGCGTCTGAAGACCGGCTGCTGCAAGGCCGTCTGTTCTCTTACGCCGATACCCAAATGTACCGGCTGGGCGCTAACGGCCTGAGTCTGCCGATCAATGCCCCGCTGAAACAAGCCAACAACATCAATCAGGATGGCAGCCTGAACAGCGGCCACACGCAAGACAAAGGGGTGAACTATCAGCCGAGCCGTCTGTATCCGCGTGAAGAGTTAACCTCCGCGCGCTACAGCCAGGCGCCGCTCAGCGGCACCACCCAGCAGCGCAAGATCCAGAAGGAGCAGAACTTCAGGCAGACTGGTGAACTGTATCGCTCCTACAGCAAAAAAGATCAGGACGACCTGGTGCAAAGCCTGGGCTCCGCGCTGGCGATGGCCGACACCGAAAGCAAGACCATCATGCTTTCTTATTTCTACAAGGCCGACGCGACCTACGGCACCCGTCTGACCGACGTCGCCAAAGGCGACCTGAGCAAAGTACAGTCGCTGGCCAGCAAACTGGCTGACTAA
- the ytfR gene encoding galactofuranose ABC transporter, ATP-binding protein YtfR, giving the protein MNGFDNQDILRTEGLSKHFPGVKALDKVDFSLRRGEIMALLGENGAGKSTLIKTLTGVYQRDAGAIYLEGRSISPKNTAHAQQLGIGTVYQEVNLLPNLSVADNLFIGREPRRFGLLQRKEMEKRAAALMSSYGFELDVREPLNRFSVAMQQIVAICRAIDLSAKVLILDEPTASLDTQEVEMLFTLMRQLRDQGVSLIFVTHFLDQVYQVTDRITVLRNGAFVGTRDTASLPQIELVKMMLGRELEQNALQRAGRTLLSDKPVVEFKGYGKKGVIAPFELAVRPGEIVGLAGLLGSGRTETAEVIFGIKPADCGEAVIKGKPQTLRSPHQASCLGIGFCPEDRKTDGIIAAASVQENIILALQAQRGWLRPIPRKEQQAIAERFIRQLGIRTPSAEQPIELLSGGNQQKVLLSRWLLTKPQFLILDEPTRGIDVGAHAEIIRLIESLCANGLALLVISSELEELVGYADRVLIMRDRQQVAEIPLDQLSVSAIMNAIAA; this is encoded by the coding sequence ATGAACGGTTTCGACAACCAGGACATCCTGCGTACGGAAGGGCTGAGTAAACACTTTCCCGGGGTAAAAGCGCTGGATAAGGTGGACTTCAGCCTGCGGCGCGGGGAAATCATGGCGTTGCTGGGGGAAAACGGCGCGGGGAAATCCACGCTGATTAAAACCCTCACCGGGGTGTATCAGCGCGATGCGGGCGCTATCTACCTCGAAGGCCGGTCCATTTCGCCGAAAAACACCGCTCACGCCCAGCAATTGGGGATCGGCACGGTATATCAGGAGGTGAACCTGCTGCCCAACCTGTCGGTGGCGGATAACCTGTTCATCGGCCGCGAACCCAGGCGCTTCGGATTGCTGCAACGCAAAGAGATGGAAAAACGCGCCGCCGCGCTGATGTCCTCCTACGGTTTCGAACTGGATGTCCGCGAACCGCTGAACCGCTTTTCGGTGGCGATGCAGCAAATCGTCGCCATCTGCCGCGCGATCGACCTCTCCGCCAAGGTCTTGATCCTCGACGAACCCACCGCCAGCCTAGACACCCAGGAAGTGGAAATGCTGTTCACCCTGATGCGTCAGCTGCGCGATCAGGGCGTCAGCCTGATCTTCGTCACGCATTTTCTCGACCAGGTTTATCAGGTGACCGACCGCATCACGGTGCTGCGCAACGGCGCGTTCGTCGGCACCCGCGACACCGCCTCGCTGCCGCAGATCGAGCTGGTAAAAATGATGCTGGGGCGCGAACTGGAGCAGAACGCGCTGCAACGCGCCGGCCGCACGCTGCTGAGCGACAAACCGGTGGTGGAATTCAAAGGCTACGGCAAAAAAGGCGTGATTGCGCCGTTCGAACTGGCGGTGCGGCCCGGCGAAATCGTCGGTCTTGCCGGGCTGCTAGGCTCCGGACGCACGGAAACCGCCGAAGTGATCTTTGGCATCAAACCAGCCGATTGCGGCGAAGCGGTGATCAAAGGCAAACCGCAGACGCTGCGCTCGCCGCATCAGGCTTCCTGCCTTGGCATCGGCTTTTGTCCGGAAGATCGCAAAACCGACGGCATCATCGCCGCCGCCTCGGTGCAGGAAAATATTATTCTGGCGCTGCAAGCCCAGCGTGGCTGGCTACGCCCGATCCCTCGCAAGGAACAGCAGGCCATCGCCGAACGGTTCATCCGCCAGCTTGGCATTCGCACGCCGAGCGCCGAACAGCCCATCGAATTGTTGTCCGGCGGTAATCAGCAGAAAGTGTTGCTGTCGCGCTGGCTGCTGACCAAGCCGCAATTCCTGATCCTCGATGAACCGACGCGCGGCATCGACGTCGGCGCGCATGCCGAGATCATCCGGCTGATCGAAAGCCTGTGCGCCAACGGGCTGGCGCTGCTGGTGATCTCTTCCGAACTGGAGGAGTTGGTGGGGTACGCCGACCGGGTACTGATTATGCGCGACCGGCAGCAGGTGGCGGAAATCCCGCTCGACCAACTGTCCGTTTCCGCCATCATGAATGCCATCGCGGCATAA
- a CDS encoding (S)-acetoin forming diacetyl reductase, which translates to MKQKVALVTGAGQGIGKAIALRLAKDGFAVAVVDYNSDTAGQVAQEIRHHGGNAIALTADVSNRDQVFDAVRTAHKQLGGFHVIVNNAGIAPTTLIEDITPEIVDKVYNINVKGVIWGIQAAVEAFKAQGQGGKIINAASQAGHVGNPELAVYSSSKFAVRGLTQTAARDLAPLGITVNAYCPGIVKTPMWAEIDRQISEAAGKPLGYGTAEFAKRITLGRLSEPEDVAACVSYLAGPDSDYMTGQALLIDGGMVFN; encoded by the coding sequence ATGAAACAGAAAGTCGCATTGGTCACTGGCGCAGGCCAGGGAATCGGCAAGGCCATCGCTCTTCGTCTGGCAAAAGACGGCTTTGCCGTGGCGGTCGTGGACTATAACAGCGATACCGCCGGCCAGGTGGCGCAGGAAATCAGACACCACGGCGGTAACGCCATCGCGCTTACCGCCGATGTCTCAAACCGCGATCAGGTGTTCGATGCGGTACGCACCGCGCACAAACAGCTGGGCGGTTTCCACGTTATCGTCAATAACGCCGGTATCGCGCCCACCACGCTGATTGAAGATATCACACCGGAAATCGTCGATAAGGTCTACAACATCAACGTAAAAGGCGTCATCTGGGGGATACAGGCGGCGGTGGAAGCCTTCAAGGCTCAGGGCCAGGGCGGTAAGATCATCAATGCCGCGTCTCAGGCCGGTCACGTCGGTAACCCGGAACTGGCGGTTTACAGCTCCAGCAAATTCGCCGTGCGTGGTCTAACCCAGACCGCCGCCCGCGATTTGGCGCCGCTGGGCATTACCGTCAACGCCTATTGCCCCGGCATCGTCAAAACCCCGATGTGGGCAGAGATTGACCGCCAGATTTCCGAAGCCGCCGGCAAACCGCTCGGCTACGGCACGGCGGAGTTCGCCAAACGCATCACGCTCGGCCGCCTGTCCGAACCGGAAGACGTCGCCGCCTGCGTTTCCTATCTCGCCGGTCCGGACTCCGACTACATGACCGGCCAGGCCCTGTTGATCGACGGCGGTATGGTCTTCAACTGA
- the pncC gene encoding nicotinamide-nucleotide amidase encodes MTETEILLLSALVGERLKARQAKITCAESCTGGWLAKAITDVPGSSAWFDYGFVTYSNQAKQALIGVQANTLAQFGAVSRDVVNEMAAGALSRSGADIAVSVSGIAGPDGGTPDKPVGTVWFGFSDKNGNSVAQRMQFDGDRHEVRLQAVAFALQTLLERFL; translated from the coding sequence ATGACAGAAACTGAAATCTTGCTACTGAGCGCGCTGGTGGGAGAACGTCTGAAGGCGCGTCAGGCGAAAATAACCTGCGCCGAGTCCTGTACCGGCGGATGGCTGGCCAAGGCGATTACGGATGTGCCCGGTAGTTCGGCATGGTTTGACTACGGTTTTGTGACTTACAGTAATCAGGCCAAGCAGGCGCTGATTGGCGTGCAGGCAAACACACTGGCGCAGTTTGGCGCGGTTAGTCGCGACGTCGTGAACGAAATGGCGGCGGGGGCGCTAAGTCGCTCCGGTGCGGATATCGCCGTATCGGTCAGCGGTATTGCCGGGCCGGACGGCGGAACGCCAGACAAACCGGTGGGAACCGTATGGTTTGGTTTTAGCGATAAAAACGGCAACAGTGTGGCGCAAAGAATGCAGTTTGACGGCGATCGCCATGAGGTTCGTTTGCAGGCGGTGGCTTTTGCCCTGCAGACGCTGCTGGAGAGATTTTTATAA
- the recA gene encoding recombinase RecA, with the protein MAIDENKQKALAAALGQIEKQFGKGSIMRLGEDRSMDVETISTGSLSLDIALGVGGLPMGRIVEIYGPESSGKTTLTLQVIAAAQRGGKTCAFIDAEHALDPIYAKKLGVDIDNLLCSQPDTGEQALEICDALARSGAVDVIIVDSVAALTPKAEIEGEIGDSHMGLAARMMSQAMRKLAGNLKQSNTLLIFINQIRMKIGVMFGNPETTTGGNALKFYASVRLDIRRIGSIKEGEEVVGSETRVKVVKNKVAAPFKQAEFQILYGEGINTYGELVDLGVKYKLIEKAGAWYSYNGDKIGQGKANACNFLRENSTISAELDKKLREMLLHKDNEVVPSVSGERAEYDEEAAGELNDDF; encoded by the coding sequence ATGGCTATTGATGAGAACAAACAAAAGGCACTGGCGGCGGCGCTGGGTCAGATCGAAAAGCAATTCGGTAAAGGTTCTATCATGCGTTTGGGCGAAGATCGCTCAATGGATGTTGAAACGATCTCCACGGGCTCCCTGTCGCTCGATATCGCACTGGGTGTTGGTGGTTTGCCGATGGGGCGTATTGTCGAAATCTACGGCCCGGAATCCTCCGGTAAAACTACGCTGACGCTGCAGGTGATTGCAGCTGCACAGCGTGGAGGCAAAACCTGTGCGTTTATCGATGCTGAGCACGCGCTGGATCCGATCTACGCCAAGAAACTGGGCGTAGATATCGATAATCTGCTGTGTTCCCAGCCGGACACCGGCGAACAGGCGCTGGAAATCTGCGATGCGCTGGCTCGTTCCGGCGCGGTGGATGTGATTATCGTTGACTCCGTGGCGGCGTTGACGCCGAAAGCGGAGATCGAAGGCGAGATCGGCGATTCGCATATGGGGCTGGCGGCGCGCATGATGAGTCAGGCCATGCGCAAACTGGCTGGTAACCTGAAACAATCCAATACGTTGCTGATCTTTATCAACCAGATCCGTATGAAGATTGGCGTCATGTTCGGTAACCCGGAAACCACGACCGGTGGTAACGCGCTGAAATTCTACGCTTCCGTCCGTCTTGATATCCGCCGCATCGGCTCGATTAAAGAAGGCGAAGAAGTGGTCGGGAGCGAAACCCGCGTCAAGGTCGTGAAGAACAAGGTTGCCGCACCGTTCAAACAGGCCGAATTCCAGATTCTGTATGGCGAAGGGATCAATACCTACGGTGAACTGGTTGATCTGGGCGTGAAGTACAAGCTGATTGAAAAAGCAGGCGCCTGGTACAGTTACAATGGTGACAAGATCGGTCAGGGCAAGGCTAACGCTTGCAATTTCCTGAGGGAAAATTCGACCATCTCCGCCGAACTGGACAAGAAACTGCGCGAAATGCTGCTGCACAAAGATAATGAAGTCGTGCCGAGCGTTAGCGGTGAACGCGCTGAGTACGATGAGGAAGCCGCTGGCGAACTCAACGACGATTTTTAA
- the recX gene encoding recombination regulator RecX, whose translation MSKVLRYAMNVLAVRDHSEMELRRKIAAYLQTNRECDNADESALSELDTQIEQAVDSCRQQGWLDDARYALRYISSRCRKGYGTQRICAELNQRGIDKSTQRMALQSCDIDWYLQAKAVATRKFGSPLPVNWQERAKVQRYLLYRGFSHDEIQSVYMNFSD comes from the coding sequence ATGTCGAAAGTACTCCGCTATGCGATGAATGTGCTGGCTGTGCGAGATCATAGCGAGATGGAATTGCGCCGCAAAATTGCGGCGTATTTGCAGACAAACCGTGAGTGCGACAATGCAGACGAATCTGCATTGTCCGAGCTCGATACCCAAATCGAGCAGGCGGTGGACAGCTGTCGGCAACAGGGCTGGCTGGATGATGCGCGCTATGCCCTGCGTTATATTAGTAGCCGCTGCCGTAAAGGATATGGTACTCAGCGTATTTGCGCCGAGCTCAATCAGCGGGGCATCGATAAATCTACCCAGCGTATGGCGCTGCAGTCCTGCGACATTGACTGGTATCTACAGGCGAAAGCAGTGGCGACCCGTAAATTCGGTTCACCGTTGCCAGTGAACTGGCAAGAACGTGCCAAAGTTCAGCGTTATTTGCTTTACCGCGGTTTTTCCCACGATGAAATTCAGTCGGTATATATGAATTTTTCCGATTGA